The following proteins come from a genomic window of Roseofilum capinflatum BLCC-M114:
- a CDS encoding YgiT-type zinc finger protein, with translation MYGYNCEYCQGTVQPRQVKHEVFKHRDGFVILENVTIGVCDNCGNRYYAADILYEVHQVATGAKLPERTEVIPVTHLESA, from the coding sequence GATACAACTGTGAATATTGTCAAGGAACTGTTCAGCCTCGACAGGTTAAACATGAGGTATTTAAGCATCGAGATGGATTTGTGATCCTGGAGAATGTCACCATTGGAGTCTGCGACAACTGTGGTAATCGCTATTATGCAGCCGATATTCTTTATGAAGTTCATCAGGTGGCAACCGGAGCCAAATTGCCAGAGAGAACTGAAGTCATTCCGGTAACGCATTTAGAATCGGCTTAG